From Choloepus didactylus isolate mChoDid1 chromosome 19, mChoDid1.pri, whole genome shotgun sequence, one genomic window encodes:
- the ADA gene encoding adenosine deaminase isoform X2, with protein MDKPLSLPGFLAKFNYYMPAIVGSREAIKRIAYEFVEMKAKEGVVYVEVRYSPHLLANSKVKPIPWNQAEGDLTPDEVVYLVSQGLQEGERDFRVKVRSILCCMRHQPEWSPEVVELCKKYRQQTVVAIDLAGDETIEGSSLFPGHVEAYEEAVRSGIHRTVHAGEVGSAERVKEAVDNLKTERLGHGYHTLEDEALYNRLRQENMHFEVCPWSSYLTGAWKPDTEHAVVRFKNDQANYSLNTDDPLIFKSTIETDYLMTKQMGFTEEEFKRMNINAAKSSFLPEAEKQELLDLLYKAYGMTSSALAGKL; from the exons gGGCTCCCGGGAAGCCATCAAAAGGATTGCCTATGAATTTGTAGAGATGAAGGCCAAGGAGGGTGTGGTCTACGTGGAGGTGCGCTACAGCCCGCATTTGCTGGCGAACTCCAAAGTGAAGCCAATCCCCTGGAACCAGGCTGA AGGAGACCTCACCCCAGATGAGGTGGTGTACCTAGTAAGCCAGGGCTTGCAGGAGGGGGAGCGAGACTTCAGGGTCAAGGTTCGATCCATCCTGTGCTGCATGCGCCACCAGCCTG AGTGGTCCCCCGAGGTGGTGGAGCTGTGTAAGAAGTACCGGCAGCAGACCGTGGTGGCTATCGACTTGGCTGGGGATGAGACCATAGAAGGAAGCAGCCTCTTCCCGGGACATGTGGAGGCCTATGAG GAGGCTGTGAGGAGCGGCATTCACAGGACTGTCCACGCTGGGGAGGTGGGCTCAGCTGAGAGAGTGAAAGAG GCTGTGGACAACCTCAAGACAGAGAGGCTGGGACATGGCTACCACACGCTGGAGGATGAGGCCCTTTATAACAGGCTGCGGCAAGAAAACATGCACTTTGAG GTCTGCCCCTGGTCCAGCTACCTCACAGGAGCCTGGAAGCCAGACACGGAGCATGCTGTTGTTCG GTTCAAAAATGACCAGGCTAACTACTCACTCAACACAGATGACCCACTCATCTTCAAGTCCACCATAGAAACTGATTATCTGATGACCAAACAGATGGGTTTTACCGAAGAGGAGTTTAAGAGAATG AACATCAATGCGGCCAAGTCCAGTTTCCTCCCAGAAGCTGAGAAGCAGGAGCTTCTTGATCTGCTCTATAAAGCCTATGGAATGACATCTTCAGCCCTTGCAG